The following proteins are co-located in the Xiphophorus maculatus strain JP 163 A chromosome 24, X_maculatus-5.0-male, whole genome shotgun sequence genome:
- the LOC102231473 gene encoding nck-associated protein 5-like isoform X1 gives MFSAAMNGETTSSSCCLPNPNTPESLGAAELLSGAEPAGTQAAQVSGSVLGRGPMSGRLERREQLKRLSLPEYMDANKCIDELLKQLEEERRNVRREKLAVARLQREVARSKSEGTMREKLIHELEEERRLRLESEKRLREVTEESELGREQMVSLQQQFSRMEETVRSLLQNQGGVLEQSAVDTEDIMKAYKDKLSEEEQKRSDDPAESDPPPVDQEDGTIPLLERLQALEEENSTLALENESQREQYERCLDEVANQVVQALLTQKDLREECLKLRTRVFDLEQQNRALSVLFQQRIKPASDLLLQKLHSRIMDLSAADLLLEPERSKAFLLSRNSDSPSAEVQLCGKPGLPVAKCLSQLSLSVPPPVYPRSSCSSSEISLSSACSEFSSGSYTWNDGHSCGKKSSLTWEKRLSLGSSAPSNICTPSEEQRPTRCKESHILEGLRKLQRRKHRSSSCSSKVSRSGYKDCMNSNEGIYSLGIKSSSKGVSKPSHCGRTFTARGKQFFYDSDDADDELAQSSRRDDIPTKDCWFHCKRLSHSISDSLCSWDGTQEGDAPSGPMVANPCSGCDSKERPEKLVSFISFLSDGEHKSAFSKPTKLHFNPPDPESTKRLRDVDGREEKCSEVRMSCDQPTEQAEREFKRLSRDAAKLLKQKYLGRDQGRTQSADGRPKPLSLMKEPKASTCTQSEESILAIFDAEGEPIELCPQRLPADADQIQGRKIAANCAELVPPERPTRQTSANARNYNVLESPEKPSECESRTSKSANRKEESTERLYLQPTPQRKLIKPPGVRASKGQSIPPLNDAACPKTSGSKIPGRNKPSASPLRVSKGSTAEPSNSGNSGSSTQEKSPSSPTVKMSRFIKTQTSSQSPKAVNSKWSRGPSSTSPHLSRRLLEFGDTSEQPTRDKHCEPSKNKLRSPSPPPPPGRTTSLLIRPNYEGSPQAHKTGVAPPSTLTTGRGPPPSYYTSLAPNMQTTLPIKDKDCLDLDAGYGTALAPQKLIEKTSQHLQKSPIVTQTPTKGTSKRTKDYLPSANSGSVREPDHAPRSSKNVPPPYSALRGSSLQNTFAIKKGPTHENVHQTVQKTSISLPISLQDSPQCQPEQQNAKAIVSPPASAVMSPSQAEKAAKTRIPMGFKAFLKSPPTSKSSPTVPGKQEKDHINSVSKETVTSNASTQCDGSFSIDLPPKMSSTEGKGKGEVQCCVPEEDVHPAVLPEEADVYEKGKRTSQLFGRSISVTTKTHLKPALGMNGAKARSQSFSANYMEKPNINVLEGPGKVRTQIITNSGERGNSLSRQSSLDVPAVGLAESPLHSPRMRLSHYGGMTVSTSTNGLPDKPSKSASNREAVTSPTHIEVRSQPTGERTSFNNTRKPKMASHPQFQPQPSFYSPENPAREKESLVASSNEPGKTQLDSPTKPTDTEDKKISPTVCTIEEKVMMGIEENLQKSQEQEKVAASEAKQKTGPSLANWFGLRKSKLPALSGKKSDFPKGKEEKKDLKIGSVLGGKQVKPDKKKDKKKEGPEIQNLSEMNNKLSSIMDHCNNQMGQIASQIQSTTAFIGKDQFVKDLLGRTAVKVSSVTASPPAMSTPRKHGETKGDLQICPDTATLIISQKISLKAEEEDGHLADSSCQDHMIGSGCQMRTLDSGIGTFPLPDSVSRAAGRHVPRSQSSPDRVTSDPSQPHVKVLSLPKVQPHPSTSSVAHSTSDPGDRTGQDTQSHLPKPSTSDAIRTKRLSLFAQRSSSSDQDRKRTAEQDSTDGVQMVRTFSGSDTETEPDRTGATVTRRTVSVEQSEDTLKTSLSIMDYYQHEMLSQLDSLDGSARDRISKELSAEKLPVGPSRPASLHISLESLNKLNHGGGGAPDPNLRADGDAGGSSCNGSDPLPSSGFGSRPGLDHSLSDSLYDSFSSCTSQASNGV, from the exons GATGGAAGAGACGGTGCGGTCGCTGCTGCAGAACCAGGGCGGCGTCCTGGAGCAGAGCGCTGTGGACACGGAGGACATCATGAAGGCCTACAAG GACAAACtgtcagaggaggagcagaaacGGAGCGACGACCCGGCAGAGAGCGACCCGCCTCCAGTGGACCAGGAGGACGGAACCATTCCTCTTCTGGAGCGGCTCCAGGCCCTGGAG GAGGAGAACTCGACCCTGGCCCTGGAGAACGAGAGCCAGAGGGAGCAGTACGAGCGCTGTCTGGACGAG GTTGCCAACCAAGTTGTCCAAGCTCTTCTCACACAAAAG gATCTGAGGGAGGAATGTCTGAAGCTCCGGACCAGAGTCTTCGACCTGGAGCAGCAGAATCGAGCGCTGAGCGTTTTGTTCCAGCAGAGGATCAAGCCCGCCTCAGACCTGCTTCTCCAG AAGCTGCACTCTCGGATCATGGACCTGTCGGCGGCCGACCTGCTGCTGGAGCCCGAGAGGAGCAAGGCTTTCCTGCTTTCCAGGAACTCCGACTCTCCTTCTGCT GAGGTTCAGCTATGTGGAAAGCCGGGTCTCCCTGTGGCCAAGTGTTTGAGCCAGCTGAGCCTGAGCGTGCCCCCGCCCGTCTACCCgcgcagcagctgcagcagcagcgagATCTCCCTGTCGAGCGCATGCAGCGAGTTCTCCAGCGGCTCGTACACCTGGAATGACGGACACTCCTGCGGGAAAAAG TCTTCTCTGACATGGGAGAAGAGGCTGAGTTTGGGTTCATCGGCTCCAAGTAACATCTGCACCCCTTCGGAGGAGCAGCGGCCCACGAGATGTAAGGAGAGCCACATCCTGGAGGGACTTAGGAAGCTCCAGAGGAGGAAACACCGGAGCTCCTCCTGTTCTTCGAAGGTCTCCAGATCAGGCTATAAGGACTGTATGAACTCCAACGAGGGCATCTACTCCCTAGGGATCAAGAGCAGCAGCAAAGGGGTTTCCAAGCCCAGCCACTGTGGCAGGACTTTCACCGCTCGCGGCAAGCAGTTCTTCTACGATTCGGATGATGCAGATGATGAACTGGCACAGTCTAGCCGCAGAGATGACATCCCCACTAAGGACTGCTGGTTTCACTGCAAGAGACTTTCTCACAGCATCTCGGACAGCTTGTGCAGCTGGGACGGGACGCAGGAAGGTGACGCCCCTTCAGGGCCGATGGTTGCGAACCCTTGTTCTGGCTGTGACTCCAAAGAGCGTCCGGAGAAGCTTGTaagtttcatcagttttctCTCAGATGGAGAGCACAAGTCAGCTTTTAGTAAACCGACCAAGCTCCACTTCAACCCGCCTGACCCAGAAAGCACCAAGCGCCTCCGCGATGTGGACGGCCGCGAGGAAAAGTGTAGTGAAGTCCGAATGTCCTGTGACCAACCGACAGAGCAAGCAGAGAGGGAGTTCAAAAGATTGTCTAGGGACGCTGCGAAGCtccttaaacaaaaatacttgggcAGAGACCAGGGGCGCACCCAGTCTGCCGATGGGAGGCCCAAACCTTTAAGTCTGATGAAGGAACCAAAAGCCTCCACGTGTACCCAGTCTGAAGAAAGCATATTGGCTATCTTTGATGCAGAAGGGGAACCTATTGAGCTTTGTCCCCAAAGGCTTCCAGCAGATGCAGATCAAATTCAAGGGAGGAAAATTGCTGCTAACTGTGCAGAATTAGTACCACCAGAGAGACCAACAAGGCAAACatctgcaaatgcaagaaattataaTGTTCTGGAATCTCCAGAGAAACCTTCAGAGTGTGAGAGTAGGACTAGTAAATCAGCCAATAGGAAGGAGGAAAGTACAGAGAGACTGTATTTGCAGCCGACTCCACAAAGAAAGCTAATAAAACCACCAGGCGTCCGAGCAAGTAAGGGTCAGTCCATCCCTCCTTTGAATGATGCTGCCTGTCCCAAGACTAGTGGTTCAAAGATTCCTGGTCGTAACAAACCGTCAGCATCCCCACTGAGGGTGTCTAAAGGTTCAACAGCTGAGCCAAGCAACAGTGGAAACTCAGGATCCTCCACTCAGGAGAAATCCCCTTCCTCTCCTACAGTTAAAATGTCCAGATTCATAAAAACGCAAACTAGCTCTCAGAGCCCAAAGGCTGTGAACTCCAAATGGAGTAGGGGTCCCTCATCCACTTCCCCCCATCTCTCAAGGAGGCTCCTGGAGTTTGGTGACACTAGTGAACAACCAACCAGAGACAAACACTGTGAACCtagcaaaaataaactcaggtctccctctcctccccctcccccGGGCCGCACCACCTCCCTACTGATCAGACCAAACTACGAAGGTTCCCCTCAGGCACATAAAACAGGGGTGGCGCCACCATCCACGCTAACCACTGGGAGGGGCCCTCCTCCAAGTTACTACACCTCATTGGCACCAAATATGCAAACCACTTTACCCATCAAGGATAAAGACTGTTTGGATTTGGATGCAGGCTATGGGACTGCACTTGCACCTCAGAAACTGATCGAGAAAACCAGTCAGCACCTTCAGAAGTCCCCCATTGTGACTCAGACTCCTACTAAAGGCACATCCAAACGAACAAAAGACTACCTCCCTTCTGCAAACTCAGGGTCTGTTCGAGAACCTGACCATGCACCTAGAAGCTCAAAGAACGTCCCTCCTCCCTACAGTGCCCTCAGAGGCTCCTCACTACAAAACACATTCGCAATTAAGAAAGGACCCACTCATGAAAATGTCCACCAGACAGTTCAGAAGACCTCTATAAGTTTACCCATATCCCTTCAGGATTCCCCTCAATGTCAGCCAGAGCAGCAAAATGCTAAAGCTATTGTTAGCCCTCCTGCCTCTGCTGTTATGTCACCCAGCCAAGCAGAAAAAGCTGCAAAGACTCGCATCCCAATGGGCTTTAAAGCCTTTTTGAAATCACCTCCAACAAGTAAAAGTAGTCCCACTGTTCCTGGTAAGCAAGAGAAAGACCATATCAACTCAGTCTCCAAAGAGACGGTGACTTCAAATGCCTCGACCCAGTGTGACGGCTCGTTTAGTATCGATTTACCACCCAAGATGTCTTCCACAGAGGGGAAAGGTAAAGGTGAAGTCCAGTGTTGCGTTCCAGAAGAGGACGTACATCCCGCTGTGTTGCCTGAGGAAGCTGATGTGTATGAGAAGGGGAAAAGGACCAGTCAGCTCTTTGGTCGATCCATATCCGTGACAACAAAAACCCATCTAAAGCCCGCTCTGGGAATGAACGGCGCCAAAGCTCGTAGTCAGAGTTTCAGCGCCAACTACATGGAGAAACCAAACATCAATGTGCTGGAAGGACCGGGAAAAGTTCGGACTCAAATCATCACCAATTCGGGCGAGAGGGGAAACTCTCTGTCAAGACAGAGTTCTTTAGATGTACCAGCTGTTGGCTTGGCTGAGAGTCCGCTCCATTCACCCAGGATGAGGCTTAGCCACTATGGAGGCATGACAGTTTCAACCAGTACCAACGGCCTCCCCGACAAGCCCTCAAAGTCAGCCTCTAACAGGGAAGCTGTCACCTCCCCTACACATATAGAGGTTCGCAGTCAGCCGACAGGTGAAAGGACGAGTTTCAACAACACCCGGAAACCAAAAATGGCCTCTCACCCACAGTTTCAGCCTCAGCCATCCTTCTATAGCCCTGAAAACCCTGCCAGAGAGAAGGAGAGCCTGGTAGCCAGCTCCAACGAACCGGGCAAAACCCAGCTGGACTCGCCAACCAAACCAACCGACACAGAGGACAAGAAAATCAGCCCGACAGTTTGCACAATTGAAGAGAAAGTCATGATGGGCATCGAGGAAAACTTGCAAAAATCCCAAGAACAAGAGAAGGTAGCAGCCAGCGAGGCCAAACAAAAAACCGGCCCGTCTCTCGCTAACTGGTTCGGCCTCCGAAAGAGCAAGCTTCCGGCTCTGAGCGGCAAGAAATCCGACTTCCCCAAAGggaaggaagagaagaaggaCCTAAAGATCGGGTCTGTCCTCGGAGGGAAACAGGTCAAGCCTGACAAGAAGAAGGACAAGAAGAAGGAGGGCCCGGAAATCCAGAATCTGTCTGAGATGAACAACAAGCTGAGCTCCATCATGGACCACTGCAACAATCAGATGGGTCAGATCGCCAGTCAGATCCAGAGTACCACGGCGTTCATCGGCAAAGACCAGTTTGTGAAAGACCTCCTCGGCAG GACGGCGGTGAAGGTCAGCAGCGTGACCGCCTCACCGCCCGCCATGTCCACACCCAGGAAGCACGGCGAAACCAAGGGGGACCTGCAGATCTGTCCCGATACGGCG ACCCTGATAATAAGTCAGAAGATCAGCCTGAaggctgaggaggaggatggaCACCTGGCAGACTCCAGCTGTCAGGACCACATGATAG GCTCCGGTTGCCAGATGCGCACCCTGGACAGCGGCATCGGCACCTTCCCCCTCCCCGACTCGGTCTCCAGGGCCGCCGGCCGCCACGTCCCCAGGTCCCAGTCCAGCCCGGACCGGGTGACCTCCGACCCCTCGCAGCCCCATGTCAAAGTGCTTTCCCTCCCCAAAGTGCAGCCGCACCCCTCCACCAGCAGCGTGGCCCACTCCACGTCTGACCCTGGCGACAGAACAGGCCAGGACACCCAGAGCCATCTGCCCAAACCCTCGACCTCAG ACGCCATCCGGACCAAGAGGCTGAGTCTGTTTGCccagcgcagcagcagcagcgaccAGGACAGGAAGAGGACAGCAGAGCAGGACTCAACG GACGGAGTCCAGATGGTGAGGACATTCTCAGGGAGCGACACGGAGACAGAGCCGGACAGAACCGGCGCCACGGTAACCAGGAGAACCGTCTCCG TGGAGCAGAGCGAGGACACCCTGAAGACGTCCCTGTCCATCATGGACTACTACCAGCACGAGATGCTGTCCCAGCTGGACTCCCTGGACGGGTCGGCCCGGGACCGGATCAGC AAGGAGCTGTCAGCGGAGAAGCTGCCCGTCGGGCCGAGCCGTCCGGCCTCTCTCCACATCTCCCTGGAGTCCCTGAACAAGCTGAACCACGGCGGCGGCGGCGCTCCGGACCCCAACCTGAGAGCTGACGGCGACGCAGGCGGCAGCAGCTGCAACGGCAGTGATCCTCTACCGTCGTCTGGCTTTGGCAGCAGGCCGGGGCTGGACCACTCCCTCAGCGACTCACTGTATGACAGCTTCTCATCCTGCACCAGCCAGGCCTCCAATGGCGTCTGA
- the LOC102231473 gene encoding nck-associated protein 5-like isoform X2, translated as MLSSQPKHSRESGSCRAAERSGTGRHSEYMDANKCIDELLKQLEEERRNVRREKLAVARLQREVARSKSEGTMREKLIHELEEERRLRLESEKRLREVTEESELGREQMVSLQQQFSRMEETVRSLLQNQGGVLEQSAVDTEDIMKAYKDKLSEEEQKRSDDPAESDPPPVDQEDGTIPLLERLQALEEENSTLALENESQREQYERCLDEVANQVVQALLTQKDLREECLKLRTRVFDLEQQNRALSVLFQQRIKPASDLLLQKLHSRIMDLSAADLLLEPERSKAFLLSRNSDSPSAEVQLCGKPGLPVAKCLSQLSLSVPPPVYPRSSCSSSEISLSSACSEFSSGSYTWNDGHSCGKKSSLTWEKRLSLGSSAPSNICTPSEEQRPTRCKESHILEGLRKLQRRKHRSSSCSSKVSRSGYKDCMNSNEGIYSLGIKSSSKGVSKPSHCGRTFTARGKQFFYDSDDADDELAQSSRRDDIPTKDCWFHCKRLSHSISDSLCSWDGTQEGDAPSGPMVANPCSGCDSKERPEKLVSFISFLSDGEHKSAFSKPTKLHFNPPDPESTKRLRDVDGREEKCSEVRMSCDQPTEQAEREFKRLSRDAAKLLKQKYLGRDQGRTQSADGRPKPLSLMKEPKASTCTQSEESILAIFDAEGEPIELCPQRLPADADQIQGRKIAANCAELVPPERPTRQTSANARNYNVLESPEKPSECESRTSKSANRKEESTERLYLQPTPQRKLIKPPGVRASKGQSIPPLNDAACPKTSGSKIPGRNKPSASPLRVSKGSTAEPSNSGNSGSSTQEKSPSSPTVKMSRFIKTQTSSQSPKAVNSKWSRGPSSTSPHLSRRLLEFGDTSEQPTRDKHCEPSKNKLRSPSPPPPPGRTTSLLIRPNYEGSPQAHKTGVAPPSTLTTGRGPPPSYYTSLAPNMQTTLPIKDKDCLDLDAGYGTALAPQKLIEKTSQHLQKSPIVTQTPTKGTSKRTKDYLPSANSGSVREPDHAPRSSKNVPPPYSALRGSSLQNTFAIKKGPTHENVHQTVQKTSISLPISLQDSPQCQPEQQNAKAIVSPPASAVMSPSQAEKAAKTRIPMGFKAFLKSPPTSKSSPTVPGKQEKDHINSVSKETVTSNASTQCDGSFSIDLPPKMSSTEGKGKGEVQCCVPEEDVHPAVLPEEADVYEKGKRTSQLFGRSISVTTKTHLKPALGMNGAKARSQSFSANYMEKPNINVLEGPGKVRTQIITNSGERGNSLSRQSSLDVPAVGLAESPLHSPRMRLSHYGGMTVSTSTNGLPDKPSKSASNREAVTSPTHIEVRSQPTGERTSFNNTRKPKMASHPQFQPQPSFYSPENPAREKESLVASSNEPGKTQLDSPTKPTDTEDKKISPTVCTIEEKVMMGIEENLQKSQEQEKVAASEAKQKTGPSLANWFGLRKSKLPALSGKKSDFPKGKEEKKDLKIGSVLGGKQVKPDKKKDKKKEGPEIQNLSEMNNKLSSIMDHCNNQMGQIASQIQSTTAFIGKDQFVKDLLGRTAVKVSSVTASPPAMSTPRKHGETKGDLQICPDTATLIISQKISLKAEEEDGHLADSSCQDHMIGSGCQMRTLDSGIGTFPLPDSVSRAAGRHVPRSQSSPDRVTSDPSQPHVKVLSLPKVQPHPSTSSVAHSTSDPGDRTGQDTQSHLPKPSTSDAIRTKRLSLFAQRSSSSDQDRKRTAEQDSTDGVQMVRTFSGSDTETEPDRTGATVTRRTVSVEQSEDTLKTSLSIMDYYQHEMLSQLDSLDGSARDRISKELSAEKLPVGPSRPASLHISLESLNKLNHGGGGAPDPNLRADGDAGGSSCNGSDPLPSSGFGSRPGLDHSLSDSLYDSFSSCTSQASNGV; from the exons GATGGAAGAGACGGTGCGGTCGCTGCTGCAGAACCAGGGCGGCGTCCTGGAGCAGAGCGCTGTGGACACGGAGGACATCATGAAGGCCTACAAG GACAAACtgtcagaggaggagcagaaacGGAGCGACGACCCGGCAGAGAGCGACCCGCCTCCAGTGGACCAGGAGGACGGAACCATTCCTCTTCTGGAGCGGCTCCAGGCCCTGGAG GAGGAGAACTCGACCCTGGCCCTGGAGAACGAGAGCCAGAGGGAGCAGTACGAGCGCTGTCTGGACGAG GTTGCCAACCAAGTTGTCCAAGCTCTTCTCACACAAAAG gATCTGAGGGAGGAATGTCTGAAGCTCCGGACCAGAGTCTTCGACCTGGAGCAGCAGAATCGAGCGCTGAGCGTTTTGTTCCAGCAGAGGATCAAGCCCGCCTCAGACCTGCTTCTCCAG AAGCTGCACTCTCGGATCATGGACCTGTCGGCGGCCGACCTGCTGCTGGAGCCCGAGAGGAGCAAGGCTTTCCTGCTTTCCAGGAACTCCGACTCTCCTTCTGCT GAGGTTCAGCTATGTGGAAAGCCGGGTCTCCCTGTGGCCAAGTGTTTGAGCCAGCTGAGCCTGAGCGTGCCCCCGCCCGTCTACCCgcgcagcagctgcagcagcagcgagATCTCCCTGTCGAGCGCATGCAGCGAGTTCTCCAGCGGCTCGTACACCTGGAATGACGGACACTCCTGCGGGAAAAAG TCTTCTCTGACATGGGAGAAGAGGCTGAGTTTGGGTTCATCGGCTCCAAGTAACATCTGCACCCCTTCGGAGGAGCAGCGGCCCACGAGATGTAAGGAGAGCCACATCCTGGAGGGACTTAGGAAGCTCCAGAGGAGGAAACACCGGAGCTCCTCCTGTTCTTCGAAGGTCTCCAGATCAGGCTATAAGGACTGTATGAACTCCAACGAGGGCATCTACTCCCTAGGGATCAAGAGCAGCAGCAAAGGGGTTTCCAAGCCCAGCCACTGTGGCAGGACTTTCACCGCTCGCGGCAAGCAGTTCTTCTACGATTCGGATGATGCAGATGATGAACTGGCACAGTCTAGCCGCAGAGATGACATCCCCACTAAGGACTGCTGGTTTCACTGCAAGAGACTTTCTCACAGCATCTCGGACAGCTTGTGCAGCTGGGACGGGACGCAGGAAGGTGACGCCCCTTCAGGGCCGATGGTTGCGAACCCTTGTTCTGGCTGTGACTCCAAAGAGCGTCCGGAGAAGCTTGTaagtttcatcagttttctCTCAGATGGAGAGCACAAGTCAGCTTTTAGTAAACCGACCAAGCTCCACTTCAACCCGCCTGACCCAGAAAGCACCAAGCGCCTCCGCGATGTGGACGGCCGCGAGGAAAAGTGTAGTGAAGTCCGAATGTCCTGTGACCAACCGACAGAGCAAGCAGAGAGGGAGTTCAAAAGATTGTCTAGGGACGCTGCGAAGCtccttaaacaaaaatacttgggcAGAGACCAGGGGCGCACCCAGTCTGCCGATGGGAGGCCCAAACCTTTAAGTCTGATGAAGGAACCAAAAGCCTCCACGTGTACCCAGTCTGAAGAAAGCATATTGGCTATCTTTGATGCAGAAGGGGAACCTATTGAGCTTTGTCCCCAAAGGCTTCCAGCAGATGCAGATCAAATTCAAGGGAGGAAAATTGCTGCTAACTGTGCAGAATTAGTACCACCAGAGAGACCAACAAGGCAAACatctgcaaatgcaagaaattataaTGTTCTGGAATCTCCAGAGAAACCTTCAGAGTGTGAGAGTAGGACTAGTAAATCAGCCAATAGGAAGGAGGAAAGTACAGAGAGACTGTATTTGCAGCCGACTCCACAAAGAAAGCTAATAAAACCACCAGGCGTCCGAGCAAGTAAGGGTCAGTCCATCCCTCCTTTGAATGATGCTGCCTGTCCCAAGACTAGTGGTTCAAAGATTCCTGGTCGTAACAAACCGTCAGCATCCCCACTGAGGGTGTCTAAAGGTTCAACAGCTGAGCCAAGCAACAGTGGAAACTCAGGATCCTCCACTCAGGAGAAATCCCCTTCCTCTCCTACAGTTAAAATGTCCAGATTCATAAAAACGCAAACTAGCTCTCAGAGCCCAAAGGCTGTGAACTCCAAATGGAGTAGGGGTCCCTCATCCACTTCCCCCCATCTCTCAAGGAGGCTCCTGGAGTTTGGTGACACTAGTGAACAACCAACCAGAGACAAACACTGTGAACCtagcaaaaataaactcaggtctccctctcctccccctcccccGGGCCGCACCACCTCCCTACTGATCAGACCAAACTACGAAGGTTCCCCTCAGGCACATAAAACAGGGGTGGCGCCACCATCCACGCTAACCACTGGGAGGGGCCCTCCTCCAAGTTACTACACCTCATTGGCACCAAATATGCAAACCACTTTACCCATCAAGGATAAAGACTGTTTGGATTTGGATGCAGGCTATGGGACTGCACTTGCACCTCAGAAACTGATCGAGAAAACCAGTCAGCACCTTCAGAAGTCCCCCATTGTGACTCAGACTCCTACTAAAGGCACATCCAAACGAACAAAAGACTACCTCCCTTCTGCAAACTCAGGGTCTGTTCGAGAACCTGACCATGCACCTAGAAGCTCAAAGAACGTCCCTCCTCCCTACAGTGCCCTCAGAGGCTCCTCACTACAAAACACATTCGCAATTAAGAAAGGACCCACTCATGAAAATGTCCACCAGACAGTTCAGAAGACCTCTATAAGTTTACCCATATCCCTTCAGGATTCCCCTCAATGTCAGCCAGAGCAGCAAAATGCTAAAGCTATTGTTAGCCCTCCTGCCTCTGCTGTTATGTCACCCAGCCAAGCAGAAAAAGCTGCAAAGACTCGCATCCCAATGGGCTTTAAAGCCTTTTTGAAATCACCTCCAACAAGTAAAAGTAGTCCCACTGTTCCTGGTAAGCAAGAGAAAGACCATATCAACTCAGTCTCCAAAGAGACGGTGACTTCAAATGCCTCGACCCAGTGTGACGGCTCGTTTAGTATCGATTTACCACCCAAGATGTCTTCCACAGAGGGGAAAGGTAAAGGTGAAGTCCAGTGTTGCGTTCCAGAAGAGGACGTACATCCCGCTGTGTTGCCTGAGGAAGCTGATGTGTATGAGAAGGGGAAAAGGACCAGTCAGCTCTTTGGTCGATCCATATCCGTGACAACAAAAACCCATCTAAAGCCCGCTCTGGGAATGAACGGCGCCAAAGCTCGTAGTCAGAGTTTCAGCGCCAACTACATGGAGAAACCAAACATCAATGTGCTGGAAGGACCGGGAAAAGTTCGGACTCAAATCATCACCAATTCGGGCGAGAGGGGAAACTCTCTGTCAAGACAGAGTTCTTTAGATGTACCAGCTGTTGGCTTGGCTGAGAGTCCGCTCCATTCACCCAGGATGAGGCTTAGCCACTATGGAGGCATGACAGTTTCAACCAGTACCAACGGCCTCCCCGACAAGCCCTCAAAGTCAGCCTCTAACAGGGAAGCTGTCACCTCCCCTACACATATAGAGGTTCGCAGTCAGCCGACAGGTGAAAGGACGAGTTTCAACAACACCCGGAAACCAAAAATGGCCTCTCACCCACAGTTTCAGCCTCAGCCATCCTTCTATAGCCCTGAAAACCCTGCCAGAGAGAAGGAGAGCCTGGTAGCCAGCTCCAACGAACCGGGCAAAACCCAGCTGGACTCGCCAACCAAACCAACCGACACAGAGGACAAGAAAATCAGCCCGACAGTTTGCACAATTGAAGAGAAAGTCATGATGGGCATCGAGGAAAACTTGCAAAAATCCCAAGAACAAGAGAAGGTAGCAGCCAGCGAGGCCAAACAAAAAACCGGCCCGTCTCTCGCTAACTGGTTCGGCCTCCGAAAGAGCAAGCTTCCGGCTCTGAGCGGCAAGAAATCCGACTTCCCCAAAGggaaggaagagaagaaggaCCTAAAGATCGGGTCTGTCCTCGGAGGGAAACAGGTCAAGCCTGACAAGAAGAAGGACAAGAAGAAGGAGGGCCCGGAAATCCAGAATCTGTCTGAGATGAACAACAAGCTGAGCTCCATCATGGACCACTGCAACAATCAGATGGGTCAGATCGCCAGTCAGATCCAGAGTACCACGGCGTTCATCGGCAAAGACCAGTTTGTGAAAGACCTCCTCGGCAG GACGGCGGTGAAGGTCAGCAGCGTGACCGCCTCACCGCCCGCCATGTCCACACCCAGGAAGCACGGCGAAACCAAGGGGGACCTGCAGATCTGTCCCGATACGGCG ACCCTGATAATAAGTCAGAAGATCAGCCTGAaggctgaggaggaggatggaCACCTGGCAGACTCCAGCTGTCAGGACCACATGATAG GCTCCGGTTGCCAGATGCGCACCCTGGACAGCGGCATCGGCACCTTCCCCCTCCCCGACTCGGTCTCCAGGGCCGCCGGCCGCCACGTCCCCAGGTCCCAGTCCAGCCCGGACCGGGTGACCTCCGACCCCTCGCAGCCCCATGTCAAAGTGCTTTCCCTCCCCAAAGTGCAGCCGCACCCCTCCACCAGCAGCGTGGCCCACTCCACGTCTGACCCTGGCGACAGAACAGGCCAGGACACCCAGAGCCATCTGCCCAAACCCTCGACCTCAG ACGCCATCCGGACCAAGAGGCTGAGTCTGTTTGCccagcgcagcagcagcagcgaccAGGACAGGAAGAGGACAGCAGAGCAGGACTCAACG GACGGAGTCCAGATGGTGAGGACATTCTCAGGGAGCGACACGGAGACAGAGCCGGACAGAACCGGCGCCACGGTAACCAGGAGAACCGTCTCCG TGGAGCAGAGCGAGGACACCCTGAAGACGTCCCTGTCCATCATGGACTACTACCAGCACGAGATGCTGTCCCAGCTGGACTCCCTGGACGGGTCGGCCCGGGACCGGATCAGC AAGGAGCTGTCAGCGGAGAAGCTGCCCGTCGGGCCGAGCCGTCCGGCCTCTCTCCACATCTCCCTGGAGTCCCTGAACAAGCTGAACCACGGCGGCGGCGGCGCTCCGGACCCCAACCTGAGAGCTGACGGCGACGCAGGCGGCAGCAGCTGCAACGGCAGTGATCCTCTACCGTCGTCTGGCTTTGGCAGCAGGCCGGGGCTGGACCACTCCCTCAGCGACTCACTGTATGACAGCTTCTCATCCTGCACCAGCCAGGCCTCCAATGGCGTCTGA